ATTCATGAAGATAATTTGAGGTTTAGGATCTGTTTGGAGAAGCTAAgctaaagttgagtgctaaactttagcacataTTAGCATTCGTACAAATGCTAAAGTTTGCAAGTCTTGGCTAAAGTTTAACCCATCATTTTAGCACTTTCATTGGATAAGCTAGGGTTAGAGTTTAGCATTTGGATCCAAACAGAACCTTGATGCCACAATGTTGGACGCCGACGCATCACAACGGTGGAGGGATTTGAATTCAGTACTTGAAATATTTGACTTTCTCTACAAAAATCTCTGTAACTTAGTAGGTCCATTATGGAGGAACATGTCCACCAAAGTTTAGCTATAGAAAGAGTGCTCACACTTTTCTAAATCTGTTTCAAAAATTAACAATGCTCATACTTTACGCGGGCATCCATTGTCAAAAGGTGCATCAACGGAACAATGCAATGTAAAGTTGGATTTGGCGTAGGGTTTGCGATTGCAGTTGTACTGAACGAATAACATCATACGCACAAGAATGAGCACCATGAAACAAAGGCGGCCTCATTTCACTCTGTTCCTGTAATTTGTAATTCTACATAgaatggaatggaatggaatgATCGAGTTAAAGCACCGTTCTTCACCACtacacaagaagaagaaaataacGCACGGCCAAACCAGATTGGTAAGCTACAATAACTGGGGTACACCTCCCTCGTGCTGGGGGATAACAATGGTGGCTCTTCTAAGAACTACTAGTAGGTATGCATAGCAAGAAGCATGGCTGTCAGACAAGAGTACAGAAGTATGTGGCGCAAGCCCGGCAGTATCAACCTCCCAGCTTTGCCGTGGCTCGAGCCTGGAGGACGATGTGGACTCGAGGCTGGTGCCCCTGCCACCGCGCTGCCTGGACTTGCTGCGCCCCGTCAGGAAACGTATTTGCAGCCCCCGTAGCCTGCGATTCAAATTCAGAAATGCATCATACACCGGTTGCAGATCAGAGTCAAATTCAGAAAACACTGTCAATCTCTGTGATCTTACTGGGGTCACTGGAGGTGACCATGCCGGTGCCCTTGAAGTCGCAGTCGTAGTCGTGGCGCCCATTGGCCTGGTAATATGCGTTCATCACGAACGAAGCATGGGACTGCACGTTGTTGGGGTCAAAGCACCCGCCACCGCTCTGGATCGGCTTACAGTCCACGAAGCCACAAGCGTAGTTGATGTTGTTCTGCAGGGTAGTCGCATCCGCACCAGCCTTGGCCATACACCACTTCCCTCCACCAGAGGGTGACGGGTTCGGGCTTGGCTTGGGAGATGGATTCGGCGAAGGGTTCGGAGATGCAGACTGCAATGCAAACAACACATGGTGCCAGGTCATCAGGCAATACTATTTTCAGCATTAGAGTAGAGTATATTAATGCACATAAGTATAGGCATGAGATTAAGCAGAATTTCTGCAAACGAATGCTTTCCTGGTACTAATGAGACTCTCAACTGAGCTATGCACATTTAGTTTATTAATCCACTGCGCGCTAGAATTTGATACTAAACTTGAGCCTGACAAGACTGTAATTATACACATGAATTTAACACTtgacaacacacacacacacatggtcTATGGGGTCAGGACTGGCACCGCCCAAAAGGCCAAAACATGGCCTGCCCAACCTGATCGCCTGCCTAAGATTCTTGAGTCAGTCACTAATAAAGGTCCCACCAGAATGCTAAACAATACAGACAGCCCCATCTTCTCCACATGGTGCACTTTCCCAAAGCATCAgcaaaagcaacaagtttgaaATGGCTGGTTCGTTCTTTGATTGGGCAATTTGAGAAGCTACACCTATGCGCACCAAAGAATATAGCTCAAGCGGAATAGAGGACTACAAGGTTCAAAAAGCATGTGAATCTAGAATGGTTGAGATCTAAAGGGGAAAGCCCCATCTGTAAAGGTGCCTGACTTGTTGGTGACAATCACCTATTGACGAATCCACATTTGGAAGTTTCCGGTAGGCATCCGAGTAAACCATATAACAAGTTTCCAAGCCTACATCAAGTATCTCATGCCCATCCTCTTTGCTTGAAGATAGCTACTTGATGCATGCACGAAACCATAACCGATCCGTTGAAGAAAATAGAAGTAACACCAATGGATGAAGATCATGCTACTCAAGTCAGGGCCTAAGGCCTATTAAGCTAGAATCATGCTTCACTCCATAGCCGTAGCCGTCTGTCTGCAGTATGGGATTAAGTTGCATGTGTTCCAGTCCAGAAAGTAACTAGCATCTACAAATTTCAGTTTGGCACTGGAACCTTGCAGAAAACCAATGCAGCAATCAACTGGAAATGGAAATCACCCTTAAGGCCTTAACCAATTTATTCAATGCACAAGCTGCAAGCAAGTAGCTAGCCTTCTAAATTCCTACAGTAGTTTTTCTGTTTACTGTTTTACTGTGGTAACAAATAACCCTGTTAAAATTGCCCTGTGCCAGCTAGCAAGTACATTTGCAGCACAGATCTAACCAGAGTAGCAGCAGCAAGCCTAGAAAATTCAGACGTGTCCAAGGCGTGAGCACATGGGATGCCATCACTACAACCAtcaagaagagaagaaaagaaaagaaaagcatctCCTGAACAGACGTGTCCAATGTTGTAATCTAATCCTTTGACAACAAGATGCCGTCATGGAAGAAGAAAAGTTGGATACGAAAGCAACACCTTTCCAGAGAGACCGGTCCGGTCCAGTGTGCGTGACTAGACCCCTGATAATTCAGTGTGAACCAAACAATGTGCTATAGCTTCCAGCTGAAACGGACGACCAGTTTCCATCAGCAGTCCGTGAACAAGTCTATCCGCATGGCTTGTTTTTTTAGTGACACAAGCAAAGGATATATACCAATGACTTGTTAGTGCcataaacaattttttttttataagAGGTGGCACAAACAATGGCTAGTACTAGGTAGCCGAGAAGCAAAAGAAAGCATCAAGCATCATCCAATATGTGCAGATGGACCAGATCTAATGCATATTTCTGTGTCAGGGAAAAGTTTGCTTTGAACGGTCTGAAACGGTCGCCTCCATATCTGTGGCTAATTAAACCAAGGGCACAGTAGAGGAAGAGGAGATTACCCACTGCCTGCCACTGGTTTTTTTTTAGTATAAGAAAACTGCTATCTTTGACACATACTACTAATGTGAACCTCTGACCTGGGAAGACATCCTTGAATTGGGAAACGCGGCCTTTTGACACGGCTACTGAAACCGCGTCACGTTTCCCCCTTTTCTTAACTCTTTCGAGAGGCAGTCAATTTTGACGTTTGCAAGCAAATTAATTGCAAATTTCAGTAATTTCCGCCAATTCATTCAATGCGGATTGATTTGGGGACAAGAAGATCAATGGGTGGTAGGTagcatcagaattcagaaagaAATGAAATTGAGAGCAAGAGATAAATGAACTACTGACCGATGATCCATCGCGGAGGAGTCCGAGGTCGTATTTGGGGGTGAAATCCGGGTTGAAGATGCCGAAGTTCCTCTCGGCAATGGGGCCGGGCTTCTGGTTCTCGTCGAAGAGGGAGAAGACGTAGGTCTCGAAGGTCCTCCCGGGCATGAGCGGCGTGCCCTTGCCGCCGCTGCAGACCCGGATCATGCCGGCGTTGAAGTCCCTGGCCTCCTCGGGCCCGACGCCGACCTGGCCGGCGTCGGCCTGCGTGGGCCACCCCGCCTCGCCGACGGCGATCTGGACGTCGCCGTAGCCAAGCTTCTTCATGGCCGTGTAGATGGCGTCCATCTGGGCGTCGAACATGCTGGTGTAGTTGAGCTTGGTGGCGGGGTCGTAGACGCCGGCGTTGGGGCGGAAGATGGCGTAGTTGAGGTTCTGGGCGTTGTAGCTGAAGTAGGGGTAGGCGTTGACCATGAGCGGCGAGCCGGTGTCGTTGTGGAAGCGGAGCATGGGGGCGAGCACCTTGGTGTCGAGGCCCGGGCGGAAGCGGGCGTTGGAGGGGATGCCGTCGGAGGGCGCGAGGATGCCGAGGTAGTGCGGCGTGGTGACGCGCACCTGGGGGAGGCCCTCGAGCTGGAGCGCCTGGCTgaggcggcgcatggcggggaGCAGCGCGACGACGAGGTCGGGCACGACGGTGGGGCCGAGGATCTCGTTGCCCGCGAGGAGGAGCGTGACGTTGGCGCCGCGGGCGACGTGGGCGGCGAGGTTGTCGCGGACCCAGCCGCGCGCGGCGTCGAGGCCCGCGGCGCGGTCGGCGAAGCCGGTGAGCGCGGCGTTGGGGATGGAGACGGCGATGGAGATGCCGGGGGCGTTGGCGGCGAAGGCGTCGAGGAAGGCCGGGTTGGCGTCGAAGAGCTTGACGCGGTTGACGGTGGtcttggcggcgaggaaggTGGCAACGGCGGCCGGGGACGGGAGGTTGTCGGCGTTGGCGCCGTAGTTGACGCCGATGGGGAGCGGCGGgaggccctgcgccgccgccaaggcggcggtggccaggaggaggaggagcgggagcaTCGGGACGTGTGCCCACCCACCCACTACAGGATTACAGGATTCGATTGGGGAGGGATTGGGGGAAGCAACCAGTCGAGCCGTTGCGTCGCTGGTTTTGAAACCTCTCCCTCCTCGTCGGTGCTGGGTGGGCTCGAGGACTCGATCGAGCTCTGGAGCCTATTTTTAATGGCGCCACGCCATTCCTGCCTTGGCTCCCGCAACGTGAAAGGTGCTCGACCCGGCggtttccagggtgtttcaacgcttctctttttcttttccccgaTTTTTCTGTTTATTTCTTTGGCCTTTTTCTCTGCTCGGCAGCTCAGGTGGAAATTTGAAAAATGGTATGACAGGTGGCAAATGAGAGAAGAAAGAAATACTTTGATTATATGTTTCTTAAATTATATTATTTGTTGCAAGCACTTTGATAAAAGAGGGGCAAAGCTTTTGCAGCAAAAGGAAATGCAGCGAATTTTGTTGTTCCGTGTGGCCCCAACGTGCGTGAAATAGTGCCCAGCGAAAGccgttttcttttattttgcaaAGCCGCACGAAATTGCTGCCTATTTTTGAATTCCGACGCCCCGCGCTTCCACGGAAGCATTGAGCTACTTACTTTGCCAAAAGGGAGGCAAAAGAATTGGCAAGATAATGCAAGCGAGTTCTTCATGTGCTCTAATGGAACTAAATATCAGATCCCTTCTGCAAGCAATGttcgtgtgtgtgtgagagagaactGTAGGCCTCATGCAGCAACTTTGAGCGGCAAGAAAATGCAAAAGGAGACAAAAGCAGCCTGCCAGGAGAGAAAGGACGAAATAATCGGAGGTGTATAGTTCCGGAGATCTATTAGCACTACCATATCAAAGAAAATCTTGCTATTTAAATGTATTAaataaaaactaattgcagaatcTCTAGAccaattcgcgagacgaatctaataagagcaattaatctataattagtagATGCTTACTGTTGCATCACTAGCAAATCAAAAATTAATTAAGCTTCTAATTGAAATTTATTTAATTCAGCTCTATGCAAACTTCCTGGCAACTAGCAAAGCAAGGAAGGAATGGGGCTTCCTCAACAGCTTTCGTTGTGACTTGTGACTCCGCAGAGTTCGACGGTGCACGGCTGCACGCACGCTCGCCTGCTCTGCTGCAGATGCAACGCGCGGTGGGGCCCACTCGACAACGCAGTACCGACAGGGCGCACGCGCAGGTGGATGGCACGCGACGCTTGGAGTCGAGTCACAGGGCAGGCAGCCGCGTGCAATGAATCACGTGCACCTACACCCACAACAGCaaatcctccctctcctctggcTGCAGCTGCGTCCCGCGTACATACCCATCCAGCCAGGAATGCTTAGGCCttccaaaaatttcaaaatttcccatcacatcgaatttttaaacacatgcatagaatattaaatgaaattttaaaaaataactaattgcacaatttaACTGTAAATTTGGCTATAAATGATAAGATGAATCACATGCACCTACACCAACAACAGCaaatcctccctctcctctggcTGCAGCTGGTACGAACGGGAAACAGCGCGTGAGCTCCGCGTGCCGCATACATACCCATCCAGCCAGGAATGCTTAAGACCCTCCCCTGAAATGAATGGATAAAACACAAGCCAGGCAGCAAAACACCACACAATCAATCACCATGTCATCGATCAATCAACTTAGAACAACACCGAACAGCTAGTTTATCAACTCGCTCCCTCACTCCACAACAACAAAACACCACATTCCATCATTCTCGACTCTTTCCATTCTACCTTCAGTCCGTCCATCATTCTCGGCTCTCGTCGTACCTCCAAGTCCACCATTCTCGGCAACAAACCTCGCAACTTCTGACGGCGACTACTAACCTTCAACCATCCCTCACACAGATGAGACGGCGCGATACACTTTGGCGTATAATAAGGAAAGCTACAAATAACGCCTGCCTATCTAGTAGCAGCCACCCGTTTCACATCAGCCGCTATTGGCTGGTGACGCCGACCTCGACCGCGACCCTGGGGGCGACACCGACACCGGCCGGGGTGACCTGCGGCGCCCACGACGAGGCTCCTCATCGTCATCTGCTGCTGCACCTGGGGACCTCTTCCTCCTGTCAGACGTGTATTTTACACATAATGAGTGCAAAGCAAATGCCAATAAGAATCACAATTCTATATATGGGCCAACAATGCGTAAACTGAGCTGTTTCAACTCTACATACAAGGTGGTAAGTGCTATGTAAACTGGGAAAAGGACAGGGATTTCCAAGGATCGTATTACTCAAAAAGACATTCACAAGGAATTGTTCCCACCAAAGACTCAAAgcataaactttttttttaagaaatacTCAAAGCATAAACTAAAAAGCCCCCAATTAGCTCACGATTCAGCCAATACATAGGATTCTACATAGGCCCAGAGTTCCATTCTCCACTATCCTCTATAAATTTCACTCAATTTTCTCAAGCAAAAAACTAATACAGTTCAATGGTTGTGCGCACTACTAGATTAACCCATAATCTTAGTTGTTCAGCTAAATAACTAACCAGAACACAGAAAGAACAGAACTTACTCATCATGACCATTGTCTGCACCACGGCGGTCATTCCTATCCTCAGGTGTATAGGATCTACACTTCTTATCACCATTGTGTTCTTTAGGCTGCTTCGATGACCTTCTGTGCTCTTCTTCCTTTGCCCGTGGTGGGGAGGCAGAGTAGTCATCACACCTTCTGGGGGCAGGAGAGTATGACCTGCAGTGCATTGTTTTCATCCAAGGTTACTGGACATCTATTCAAGTTAAAAATCTCATACAATAAAAAATCACTAACATACCGGGATCTAGCACGGCCTCGGGGGCGCGGAGAGCGTGAACGTGAGTATGAACGAGAACGTCCTGCACGAGATAGAAATTGGTCAGCATAGGAAATCATAGCGTGAATCAAACCAACATCAGTATCAAATCAATTCTAAACAACACATCCTGCTACATGTAGGTGTAGCAAAAAACATGGAAATAAGATCTTAGACATGATAGAACAGCATTTCATGATTCATCAAGCATGATATAGAATGGACCAAAACTCTAGTTCTCTTTCTTCCAGATATTCAGAATCAATCATACAGCAACAGCTATAAATGGATAGAGTACATAACTTATAGGTTCCTATAAATAGGATAATGATTATGCTAACACTAGCTGTCAGACGTGCAGCTCAAAAAACAGGACAAACAATAAGCACAGCACTCAGACATAGTAACTTAGATTACCACGGCGAGAAGATCGACGCCCTTCATGATCAGAATAACCCCTGCAGAAATATCACTCAGGTCATCTCAAATGAAACACTGGTGAAGCTTGCAAGACAACAGTGTGTATTTGCATACCTTGGCCCCATTCGTCTACGCATTTCATCAGGCCTTTTCCGTGTATCCGCAGCAAGAACAACAGTGATCTCACGACCAGAAAACATCTGGCGGTTCATGTGGTATTGCGCCTCAGAAGCATCATAAGCATCAACAAACTCCACAAATCCAAACCCCCTTGGCTCCCTAAGTGATTAAAAAAGCATCGGTAAGTAAACTTCACATAGTATGGTATGGTAAACAAAGAAGATAGCACATATTGATCTTGATACATGTGCACCACAAGCTACCACCACAGTTTGATATTTCGGTGAATCCTCTACAATTATCCATGAAGCACAGCTAACAACTTACAAACATGTTTCATCAAATGGTAGCAAGCCTCTCAAAAAGCGATTAGGAGCCCAGGCTCATCTTAGACCCAAATTTTCTTGTGTACATCTTCATAAAATGATTCGCTTCAAGTTCTTCAAGTGTTTGAAAAGTCATGAAAGTGCTTGAAACCAACTTCTCTTCGTTATATCTTCCGATGGAAGACAAGGTTAAAACCCTCTTCTCTTCAGGAGGAAATTAATTTTGTCGACAAATCGAATCTTGTCTTGATAAGAGAACTTCATTCGCACAATACTCTATCTCACCAAGCAAATGAATGATTAGGACTGTTCAGGGCTTGTATTTACTTCAAGCAAATACAATCCTGGGAATAATTTCAAGAGAGTAATTCATACCAGAAGAAAACTCATAGGTAGCAGCATATAACGTGAATATATCCTATACAGGTAATTAATGTGTGAACTTGAAGACTTGAACGAGTTACTAGGCTTACTTTGACATGTTTTGCCTTAGGTTATCATGTAATATTTTACAACCACATACAGACAGAAAAAAGGTAGTTAAGGGTTCTTGTATGCAAACTTATTAAAACTAGGACAATTTACTCACTCCCAGTATCGCACACTGGGAATTCATGAAACACTTGTTTTGAGCCTATGAATCTGCACAATTCACGCAGACATTAACAATCGAATTTCTGTATAAACAACCCAAAAGGCTTAGGTCTAAtcaaaagcagcagcagcagcagcaaggaaGTCTTATCCTAGCTGTATAATAGCTAAAGGAGGAAAAACGATGGCAAGTAATGTTGTAAACTTGCAAGTGCTTTTACCCCCAAGCGTTTCGACATGTAAGATACATCCAATCATCACATGCAAGTGCAACTGATAGAAGGATGGCAAGTAACTAACCAACCATAACAGCCTGGTGGCTCTGTTAACACTTACCCAGTGTGATAATCTCTTGGGAGGTAAACATCCCTCACAGGACCAAACCTTTCGAAAGGGACTCGAAGCTCCTCAGGCCTGCAAATTTGTTTGTTAGTGAACCATAAGGTCAGGGCGAATTCAACAGGCAAGAAACAATGGGAGAGAATGGCAATGCCAGAGTTTGTATACCTGCATCTCAGCGGAATGTTGCGGACCAGGAGGCTAACAGAACCTTGGTCACCTCGCCCTccacggccaccaccaccatagCCTTTCCTAGGCGGCGGGCTCCTTCCCCTGCCGCCATGTCCTCTCCTTGGCGGGCTATGGTACGAAGGGCTGTACCTCCCCATTGCTGCTGGTACCTGCACAGAGGCATTTGGAACGTTGATTCAGTCCTCTCCATTGTGGCGCATCATGGAGTGTGGCAAGGAAACCCAGGATGGCGTGTACATCATCATGTAACGAAGGAATCAAGAACAAATCAAGATGTGCGCACATATGCGAAGTCCGTGAATTGAGAAGCCTACGGGGATGCGGGCATGTTTCAGGGATGATCGAGCCAATCCGCTCGCGCGCCTCATGCTAAACGGGTAGATCGACGCGACCGGTGAGAAACTAAGACGGATTCCGGGCAGCTATCTCTGAGTCGCCCGAACATCCATCGCATCGTTCGAATCAGAAGGGGGGAGGAACCCTAGGGCAAGCGCTTCCCCAGCGGTTCCTAGCGCGTGGGACAACGACCGCCGCGAAAGACGAGCGAACGGTAGAGAGCGGGAGAAGGGAGacagggaggggagagagaggggttaCCGCTGgtgagccggccgccgccgagccggggGGATGCGGAGGGGGATTAGggcaagaagaggaggaagagggagagggctCGTGAGATGGGATGGGTGGAAAGGGAGAGCAAGGATATACTAGCTTTAGATGGGCTTTATTTATGGGCTTATACAACTTGCTTTATTTAGTTAGTAGGCCCGCTCCCACAACAACCCAATAACATACGcggttttttcatttttatatttttttaaaattaaaatttcaaaaatatatgtccgttttgaaatatttcaaaaatacccccggttgccccccatagggcgacaggccttaagtgaaattttttatttcaaattcgcaataaggtccctagaaataaaaaaaaaacttgtcgcccgttggggggacgacaggggcctgtcgcccagcccacgggcgaccgccgctggcccagcccacgggcgcggcagggggcctgtcgccccctccgcgggcgacaggggggcccacccccccccccccccgcgggcgaccgggggtacaCCCTATATAAGCTcaagccctccccttccctcctcatttgagcccgaaaattccaccaaaaatccagaaaaaaagagaggagtgaggagaaggaaagcggcgaagccctgccggattcagcacttgtgatctgcaggttagtacatttagtttaaatattgttatatttaagtactacgtattttaatatgagtaatttgatttaattagtgctatagtagaaccatttaagtaggagttcaatgatactttagtttgtagttacgtagtagtaaattagtttagaaaattagtagaaccatttatgcagtatagaatttgagtgtcatcacgtagttatgaatacttatacgttgtaattgaatttcatacttagtttttacggattattgaataaggtagtgaagtaaagagtataactcgataagtattatgtgatatacagatatgtcgagcaagatgcagtttcaagtattttatggtgaatacaatgttatgtatgggccaaatggagtagatctttctgcctttaagtgcacatctagcggcatagataaacctctggaaaggagttttggttccatatgtaagtggctgcagcgtgggttccatgttgatccgttgacacatgtgctcactgtccagtctcttgttaattgggaggtagaaagtgaattatgggaattaatgatgatacacagcactgatgactggcagaagtacatgcaaggagctctagagcgtgggtggcctctggccattcttgttcaaatccgggagaagacacaaaatgaaatccaacattgtgcagatcaaggaactccgagtattcgaagagagaccaattatgtttagcaagatgagtcagaagagacagagaaccaaaacatgggaccacaaggccttgctgatgagggagagaggatacatagcattgtggacgagatggaggcagaagaccaaaccgcaatagatatggaaaaatatgaggactcatctgatgacgagcagtactcattgccaaaagaattgaaagagcatggttttggcagtcatgtcgcagaagatgtacgaaatcaggagtgggagtacagagggaatgaggtagtgcaaggtgcaacatatccaaacattgaagccgtaaaagatgctgtgagactatgggcaatctcattgaaacgagaattcagagtcgtaaagtctggcagtaaagaatatgaggtgaagtgtgtgaatgctggatgtccatggcgagtacatgcattcaagggaaaatggaagtcaaactggaaatgttccattgtcacagaacacacttgtttgctgtcagaagttcttccctcgcatcgcaatatatcatgcgactttgttgcaaagcaaatgtatgggtttattatggacaacctaaattatgagccaaaaatgattgttcgacacattgagtagacttaccagtacaccatcagttatttgaaggcatgacgggctaaacaaagggtgttcgagatgcggttcggcacatacgagacatcatatgataacctacctcgtatgttatcccaggttgctgctagaaatcctggaagcttttatggcacataccttttaccagccgtgactaggggacaaagaattatgcaacgagccttcttttgcataggtgcttctgttagagcatttcagttttgtcttccggtgatctgcattgatggcacatttttaactggaaggtataaaggtcagatactcaccgcaatcggtgtagattgcaacaaccaaattgttccgctcacatttgcatttgttgagaatgagaacatagacagttggtattggttccttgaacgagtgaagaatcatgttgttgctgcacgtccagatgtgtgccttattagtgataggtatgcaggtatcctgcaatcaatactgaaattgcaacgtggaactgcgacaacgcctccattatggcctgatgtccaaaacaggtggtgcattagacatatgggtgcaaacttctataaacacttcaagaacaaggatcttaagaac
The genomic region above belongs to Panicum virgatum strain AP13 chromosome 8N, P.virgatum_v5, whole genome shotgun sequence and contains:
- the LOC120685719 gene encoding glucan endo-1,3-beta-glucosidase-like, whose protein sequence is MLPLLLLLATAALAAAQGLPPLPIGVNYGANADNLPSPAAVATFLAAKTTVNRVKLFDANPAFLDAFAANAPGISIAVSIPNAALTGFADRAAGLDAARGWVRDNLAAHVARGANVTLLLAGNEILGPTVVPDLVVALLPAMRRLSQALQLEGLPQVRVTTPHYLGILAPSDGIPSNARFRPGLDTKVLAPMLRFHNDTGSPLMVNAYPYFSYNAQNLNYAIFRPNAGVYDPATKLNYTSMFDAQMDAIYTAMKKLGYGDVQIAVGEAGWPTQADAGQVGVGPEEARDFNAGMIRVCSGGKGTPLMPGRTFETYVFSLFDENQKPGPIAERNFGIFNPDFTPKYDLGLLRDGSSSASPNPSPNPSPKPSPNPSPSGGGKWCMAKAGADATTLQNNINYACGFVDCKPIQSGGGCFDPNNVQSHASFVMNAYYQANGRHDYDCDFKGTGMVTSSDPSYGGCKYVS
- the LOC120685424 gene encoding serine/arginine-rich SC35-like splicing factor SCL30 is translated as MGRYSPSYHSPPRRGHGGRGRSPPPRKGYGGGGRGGRGDQGSVSLLVRNIPLRCRPEELRVPFERFGPVRDVYLPRDYHTGEPRGFGFVEFVDAYDASEAQYHMNRQMFSGREITVVLAADTRKRPDEMRRRMGPRGYSDHEGRRSSRRGRSRSYSRSRSPRPRGRARSRSYSPAPRRCDDYSASPPRAKEEEHRRSSKQPKEHNGDKKCRSYTPEDRNDRRGADNGHDERKRSPGAAADDDEEPRRGRRRSPRPVSVSPPGSRSRSASPANSG